In Candidatus Terasakiella magnetica, the following are encoded in one genomic region:
- a CDS encoding cobyric acid synthase: MPKSPKALMFQGTGSDVGKSLLVAGLCRAFVRRGLKVAPFKPQNMSNNAAVTREGGEIGRAQALQARACGLDLSIHMNPVLLKPQSDVGSQVVVQGEVVGNATARDYTKLKLSLMPKVLESFHKLAETADLVLVEGAGSAAEVNLRKSDIANMGFAEAADIPVILIGDIDRGGVIASIVGTHCLISESEKLRTKGYLINKFRGDPSLFTSALDIIKDQCDQDCFGIVPYFKEASLLPDEDAMSLDNRKKQAGEKSIKIIVPRFSRIANFDDLDPLRAENDVDVVIVEAGSALPADGDVILLPGSKATLADLAYMYEQGWDIDIKAHVRRGGRVVGLCGGYQMLGQEVCDPDGIEGKIKSMDGLGLLPMKTVMKGPKTLRETSGTCLETSHKVSGYEMHMGVSKDLEPTEPWLELEGKKEGRLSKDGLIMGTYLHGIFNSDEFRHAFLKDIRAERSAGVAYDQQIEDVLDQLAEHLEEYCDLDGLLALAG, encoded by the coding sequence ATGCCAAAATCGCCAAAAGCCCTCATGTTTCAGGGCACGGGCTCTGATGTGGGAAAATCGCTTTTGGTGGCGGGATTATGTCGTGCTTTTGTGCGCCGTGGTCTAAAGGTTGCTCCGTTTAAGCCGCAAAATATGTCCAATAATGCGGCAGTGACCCGTGAGGGCGGCGAGATTGGGCGTGCACAAGCCTTACAAGCACGCGCCTGCGGCCTTGATTTATCCATCCATATGAACCCGGTATTGTTAAAACCACAAAGTGATGTGGGCTCTCAAGTTGTGGTCCAAGGCGAAGTTGTGGGCAATGCCACAGCGCGTGATTATACCAAGCTTAAGCTCAGCCTGATGCCTAAGGTGTTGGAAAGCTTTCATAAATTGGCTGAAACGGCTGATCTGGTTTTGGTGGAAGGCGCAGGCAGTGCGGCAGAAGTGAATTTGCGCAAATCCGACATTGCCAATATGGGCTTTGCCGAGGCCGCTGACATTCCTGTTATCTTAATAGGTGATATTGATCGCGGCGGGGTAATCGCCTCAATTGTGGGGACACATTGCCTGATTAGTGAGAGTGAAAAGCTTCGCACCAAAGGTTATTTGATCAATAAGTTTCGCGGGGACCCGAGCCTCTTTACATCTGCGCTCGATATTATTAAAGATCAGTGCGATCAAGACTGTTTCGGTATCGTTCCTTATTTTAAAGAGGCGTCTTTATTGCCAGATGAAGATGCCATGAGCCTTGATAATCGCAAAAAACAGGCCGGCGAAAAATCGATTAAAATTATCGTGCCGCGTTTTTCCAGAATTGCCAATTTTGATGATCTTGACCCACTGCGCGCTGAAAATGACGTGGATGTGGTAATTGTTGAGGCAGGCTCTGCCTTACCCGCTGATGGGGATGTGATTTTATTGCCCGGTTCTAAAGCCACCTTGGCAGATTTGGCTTATATGTATGAGCAAGGTTGGGATATTGATATCAAAGCCCATGTGCGCCGCGGGGGCCGTGTGGTGGGGTTATGCGGTGGCTATCAGATGTTGGGCCAAGAAGTTTGTGATCCAGACGGGATTGAAGGCAAGATAAAATCTATGGACGGGTTGGGTCTTTTGCCCATGAAAACCGTGATGAAGGGGCCGAAAACCTTGCGCGAAACCAGTGGGACCTGCCTTGAAACTAGCCATAAAGTTTCTGGTTATGAAATGCATATGGGTGTTTCTAAAGACCTTGAACCAACTGAGCCTTGGTTGGAGCTTGAAGGTAAAAAAGAGGGTCGTCTTTCTAAAGATGGCTTGATTATGGGGACTTATCTGCATGGGATTTTCAATAGTGATGAATTTCGCCATGCTTTTTTGAAAGATATTCGGGCTGAGCGCAGCGCAGGTGTGGCTTATGACCAGCAAATAGAGGATGTGCTGGATCAACTGGCCGAGCATCTTGAAGAATATTGTGATCTGGATGGCTTACTGGCTTTGGCAGGCTAA
- a CDS encoding lipid-binding SYLF domain-containing protein: protein MKRLLAVVCAVFTLLSFNKAHAVEQDAIQILLEAEATTRHVLGSKHYPELNEAFNKAVGVVIVPRLLKGGFIIGGEYGNAVLLAKKQDGTWSYPAFYTMGGGSVGFQIGLKDSQMILVIRTHVGLEAILQDQFKAGAEAGVVIGSFGGSVEGAATTAMGADIIAFSLDRGLFGGGALEGSVFAKRKDLNEAFYSEIVEPRQIVIEGAVSNPAADSLRSTLSALETQ from the coding sequence ATGAAACGCTTATTGGCTGTTGTCTGCGCTGTTTTCACGCTGTTATCGTTTAATAAAGCACATGCTGTTGAACAAGATGCCATCCAGATTTTGCTGGAAGCAGAAGCAACGACCCGTCATGTTTTGGGTTCGAAACATTACCCAGAGCTCAATGAAGCTTTTAATAAAGCAGTTGGTGTTGTGATTGTGCCACGCCTTTTAAAAGGCGGTTTCATCATTGGTGGTGAATATGGTAATGCGGTCTTGTTGGCAAAAAAACAAGACGGCACATGGAGCTATCCGGCCTTTTACACCATGGGCGGTGGCAGTGTGGGCTTTCAAATCGGGCTAAAAGACAGTCAGATGATCTTGGTTATTCGCACCCATGTGGGGCTAGAGGCAATTTTGCAGGATCAATTTAAAGCCGGTGCAGAAGCCGGTGTGGTCATTGGCAGTTTTGGTGGCTCTGTTGAAGGGGCTGCGACAACGGCAATGGGCGCTGATATCATTGCCTTTTCACTAGATCGCGGCCTGTTTGGCGGCGGGGCTTTGGAAGGGTCCGTTTTTGCTAAACGTAAAGATTTAAACGAGGCTTTTTATTCTGAAATCGTTGAGCCACGCCAAATCGTTATTGAAGGTGCGGTGAGCAATCCGGCTGCTGATAGCTTGCGCTCCACCCTGTCAGCTCTAGAAACGCAGTAA
- a CDS encoding DUF2336 domain-containing protein, translating to MFSSNKTATTLANRAQALRDRMDAKEKCALARDMGQALDQENLNDTQRTLAEDIISKLVEDEMVQVRAAIAEAVAGSPHLPGRIARKLAEDIAEVSIPVLALSPALEEKLLDDVINSGVAEKITAIAGRDNVSAHICCQIVASGRKGAVVRLLNNPGADISDHTMVTIVRVYGDDKKIEQAVFDRGELSNEVMETLRDLSEAHVSAFIQRYFNLPEHMVDVDRGRNLLERNQNDRRNSNWWDSKQGVL from the coding sequence ATGTTTAGCTCAAATAAAACCGCCACCACACTCGCCAATCGCGCCCAAGCCTTGCGCGATCGCATGGATGCCAAAGAAAAATGCGCCCTTGCGCGTGATATGGGTCAGGCGCTTGATCAAGAAAATTTAAACGATACACAACGCACATTGGCTGAAGATATCATCTCCAAACTGGTTGAAGATGAAATGGTTCAGGTGCGCGCCGCCATTGCTGAGGCCGTTGCTGGCTCGCCCCATCTGCCCGGGCGCATTGCGCGCAAATTGGCTGAAGATATTGCTGAAGTCAGTATTCCCGTACTTGCGCTTTCCCCCGCTTTGGAAGAAAAGCTTTTAGATGATGTAATTAACAGCGGTGTGGCTGAAAAAATAACCGCCATTGCCGGGCGGGATAATGTCTCTGCCCATATTTGTTGCCAAATTGTCGCTTCGGGGCGAAAAGGCGCGGTTGTGCGATTGTTAAATAACCCGGGGGCTGATATTAGCGACCATACAATGGTGACAATCGTTCGGGTTTATGGCGATGATAAAAAGATCGAGCAAGCCGTATTTGATCGCGGTGAACTTTCCAATGAGGTGATGGAGACTTTACGCGACTTAAGCGAAGCCCATGTCAGCGCCTTTATCCAGCGCTATTTCAACCTGCCTGAACATATGGTCGATGTGGATCGTGGACGCAACCTTTTAGAACGCAACCAGAATGATCGGCGAAATTCAAATTGGTGGGACAGCAAGCAAGGTGTTCTGTAA
- a CDS encoding methyltransferase family protein, which yields MLAQNYLMVQEYLIYGFGWLSFGLVHSLLARENVKTRLKPAFGAYYRLAYNIFAVLHIGAVYMVGLFIFEGVIDFMRPSWLWWCQGVAHGLGWIIMFWALREYDLGRLGGLSQIREHFKGIMAHDEEPLHFKGFHKWVRHPLYSAGFLILWGRINNEFDVMTAICGSLYLWIGSRFEERHLIRLYGDHYATYKSRVPAFIPFKGQVDFKEPKI from the coding sequence ATGTTGGCACAGAATTATCTTATGGTTCAGGAATATCTCATATACGGCTTTGGCTGGTTAAGCTTTGGCCTTGTCCATTCGCTTTTGGCGCGTGAGAATGTAAAAACACGGCTTAAGCCTGCCTTTGGGGCGTATTATCGTCTTGCTTATAATATCTTTGCAGTCTTGCATATTGGCGCAGTTTATATGGTGGGCCTGTTTATTTTTGAGGGTGTGATTGATTTTATGCGCCCAAGTTGGCTGTGGTGGTGCCAAGGGGTAGCCCATGGTTTGGGCTGGATCATAATGTTTTGGGCGTTGCGTGAATATGATCTGGGCCGTTTGGGTGGGCTTAGCCAAATTCGGGAGCATTTTAAAGGCATTATGGCCCATGATGAAGAACCGCTTCATTTTAAGGGCTTTCATAAATGGGTGCGCCATCCGCTTTATAGTGCGGGTTTTCTGATTTTATGGGGGCGCATCAATAATGAATTTGATGTGATGACAGCGATTTGTGGCTCGCTTTACCTATGGATTGGCAGCCGTTTTGAAGAGCGCCACTTGATAAGGCTGTACGGCGATCATTATGCCACGTATAAATCGCGTGTTCCGGCCTTTATCCCTTTTAAGGGCCAAGTTGATTTTAAAGAGCCCAAGATATGA
- a CDS encoding EAL domain-containing protein: MSAQNQESLFLDYIRRLEHHRQGREMVHFNLSKLRPFNRREHHIRVAADAFEAMVKELLGQIFVFENADIIFVFKTEAMGQVEQAIDKVKFLFGDDPLMAEEEIDGKGFSTWYDVESDYEAIVNMARKMVDTEKNARAGGGAGHDVKAALKAKQDTGERMTPRILDRVVESLKVADLTNMVRRQYVCSVEGPQLIPTQQFSELFISITDLRETLLPGVNLTSSPWLFQHLTETLDRRVLSLLSRTEDRDITGDISINLNVGTLLSTDFMKFDENVIAAMRGNIVLELQQLDIFSDLNAYLFAREYVKERGYRICIDGVNYKTLPFIDRERLEADMIKLIWSPDIVNGGHDLKDRVIRQIMLTGADRIIMSRCDTEESIEFGRDNGIKLFQGRHVEALIAEEGRRKSMRTLKKRAAAHDKAAAARKKSLSRRE, translated from the coding sequence ATGAGCGCACAAAATCAGGAAAGCCTCTTTTTAGATTATATCCGCCGCCTTGAGCATCATCGCCAAGGTCGTGAAATGGTGCATTTCAACCTGTCCAAACTGCGCCCGTTTAACCGACGCGAGCATCACATCCGTGTGGCGGCTGATGCGTTTGAAGCCATGGTTAAGGAATTGCTCGGCCAAATCTTTGTGTTTGAAAATGCCGATATTATCTTTGTCTTTAAAACTGAAGCCATGGGGCAGGTGGAACAGGCCATTGATAAGGTGAAATTCCTGTTTGGCGATGATCCGTTAATGGCGGAAGAAGAAATCGACGGGAAGGGGTTTAGCACTTGGTATGATGTTGAAAGCGACTATGAAGCCATTGTTAATATGGCGCGCAAAATGGTCGATACAGAGAAAAATGCCCGCGCTGGCGGTGGGGCTGGCCATGATGTAAAAGCAGCCCTTAAAGCCAAGCAGGATACGGGTGAGCGCATGACGCCGCGTATTTTGGACCGTGTGGTGGAATCGCTTAAAGTGGCGGATTTGACCAATATGGTGCGCCGTCAATATGTCTGTTCGGTTGAAGGTCCGCAACTGATCCCGACCCAACAGTTTAGTGAGTTGTTTATCTCCATTACGGATTTGCGCGAAACCTTATTGCCCGGTGTGAATTTGACTTCCTCGCCTTGGCTTTTCCAGCATTTGACCGAAACATTGGATCGCCGCGTGCTTTCTTTGTTAAGCCGCACGGAAGATCGCGATATTACCGGTGATATCAGCATCAATTTGAATGTGGGCACCTTGCTTTCAACCGATTTTATGAAGTTTGATGAAAATGTGATTGCGGCCATGCGCGGCAATATCGTTTTGGAGTTGCAACAACTTGATATTTTCAGTGATTTAAACGCTTATCTCTTTGCGCGTGAATATGTAAAAGAGCGCGGCTATCGCATTTGTATTGATGGGGTGAATTATAAGACCTTGCCTTTCATTGATCGTGAACGCCTTGAAGCCGATATGATCAAGCTGATCTGGTCACCTGATATTGTAAATGGTGGTCATGATTTAAAAGACCGGGTTATTCGCCAGATCATGCTCACTGGGGCGGACCGTATTATCATGAGCCGATGTGACACCGAAGAATCCATTGAATTTGGGCGCGATAACGGTATTAAGCTGTTCCAAGGCCGCCATGTGGAAGCTTTGATCGCTGAAGAGGGCCGCCGCAAAAGTATGCGCACCCTTAAAAAACGTGCTGCTGCCCATGATAAAGCGGCGGCGGCGCGCAAAAAATCATTAAGCCGTCGTGAATAG
- a CDS encoding EAL domain-containing protein → MAQKLTDSQVMRAIRADTNGPENKLLENLQILEKKPAGQCAIHIHLSQLQRTNKKPDYIRIAERTFDNITLAHLSELFVLGNFDIVLTCPNNKVEEIDRALASIRTMFKADPLIERRDISGEEAFSTWYDLEEDFEYFKEAVVSSVLAGKRQSMEFGTASMDDEKLTPKNLDYLARGFRKLDARPLMRHQSAVLIGATGQGQLLFREYFVSIADLRKVVAPKIDLLADRWLFQFLTTILDQRVLHMLRSQTMDDLPKNISLNLNIQTVHSKDFQLFDHFVGEQAHRVIIELQPADVFSNIFAYEEVRDLLQARGYKVLIDSLQPLVMDYFDPSMLKADFYKIAWGDRLGGSATKEGLGEMRELIHSIGADKIIIALVDSEEAVRFGLQLGVQRFQGFFVDRLVGAMTQKTAASVKGV, encoded by the coding sequence TTGGAAAATCTGCAAATCCTTGAAAAAAAACCAGCAGGGCAATGTGCAATCCATATTCACCTGTCTCAATTGCAAAGAACCAACAAAAAACCGGATTATATCCGCATTGCAGAGCGCACTTTTGACAATATCACCCTGGCCCATCTGTCAGAACTGTTTGTCTTGGGTAATTTCGATATCGTTTTGACCTGCCCAAACAACAAAGTGGAAGAGATTGATCGCGCGTTAGCCTCCATTCGCACCATGTTTAAGGCAGACCCGCTTATTGAGCGGCGCGATATCAGTGGGGAAGAGGCTTTTTCCACATGGTATGATTTAGAAGAAGATTTCGAATATTTCAAAGAAGCCGTGGTCAGCAGTGTCTTGGCAGGTAAGCGCCAGTCCATGGAATTTGGCACAGCTTCCATGGATGATGAGAAGCTTACCCCTAAAAACCTTGATTATTTAGCACGTGGTTTTCGAAAACTAGATGCCCGCCCGCTCATGCGTCATCAATCAGCTGTATTGATCGGGGCAACAGGCCAAGGCCAGCTTCTGTTTCGTGAGTATTTTGTCTCTATTGCGGATTTGCGCAAAGTGGTTGCGCCAAAGATTGATTTATTGGCAGACCGCTGGTTATTCCAGTTTTTAACCACCATTCTTGATCAGCGCGTGCTCCATATGTTGCGCAGCCAGACCATGGATGATCTGCCAAAAAACATCAGTTTGAACCTGAATATCCAGACCGTTCATTCCAAAGACTTTCAGCTTTTTGACCATTTTGTTGGCGAACAAGCCCACCGTGTGATTATTGAGCTTCAGCCCGCAGATGTGTTTTCCAATATTTTTGCCTATGAAGAAGTGCGCGACCTGCTTCAAGCGCGCGGCTATAAAGTCTTGATTGATAGCTTGCAGCCTCTTGTGATGGATTATTTTGATCCCTCTATGTTGAAAGCAGATTTTTATAAAATTGCTTGGGGGGATCGTTTGGGCGGTTCAGCCACCAAAGAAGGGCTGGGTGAAATGCGCGAATTGATCCATAGCATCGGGGCAGACAAGATCATTATTGCACTGGTGGATAGTGAAGAAGCGGTGCGTTTTGGCCTACAATTAGGGGTTCAACGCTTTCAAGGCTTCTTTGTGGACCGTCTGGTCGGGGCCATGACCCAAAAAACCGCAGCTTCGGTAAAGGGGGTATAA
- the cbiB gene encoding adenosylcobinamide-phosphate synthase CbiB has protein sequence MIATDSLISFDTYDPLWLLLAALALDVYVGDMNRLFKMIKHPVVWIGDLISLLEGKLNRTSRSEVNRAIRGFVVVAVIVSLCWIIGMAVAWLGQNYPFGWVLELFLVISLVAQRSLFSYVRRVGIALNKEGLSAGREAVSHIVGRDPDQLDNHGVARAAIESLAENFGDAVVAPVFWYVLFGFPGLLIYKAVNTMDSMIGHKSERYKSFGFTAARLDDILNLIPARLAGLWIFLGSFFVPTSSPLKSLKTMVRDARKHRSPNAGWPEGAMAGALDISLAGPRKYREGQVNDEWIGEGRARVIPKDIKRALQTYVAACCVNAAFVALIAIL, from the coding sequence ATGATCGCCACAGACTCCTTGATTTCCTTTGATACTTACGACCCTTTATGGCTGCTCTTAGCCGCCCTTGCACTGGATGTGTATGTGGGTGATATGAACCGTTTGTTTAAAATGATCAAACATCCGGTTGTCTGGATTGGCGATTTGATTTCGCTTTTAGAAGGAAAGCTTAATCGGACCTCTCGCTCAGAAGTAAATCGGGCCATTCGCGGGTTTGTCGTGGTGGCTGTGATTGTTTCGCTTTGCTGGATTATTGGTATGGCTGTGGCATGGCTTGGGCAGAATTATCCCTTTGGCTGGGTGTTAGAGCTATTCTTGGTCATTTCCTTGGTGGCCCAGCGCAGCCTGTTTTCTTATGTGCGCCGTGTTGGCATTGCGTTAAATAAAGAGGGGCTTTCTGCCGGGCGTGAAGCGGTGAGCCATATTGTCGGGCGTGATCCTGACCAGCTTGATAACCATGGGGTCGCGCGCGCTGCTATTGAGTCATTAGCGGAGAATTTCGGTGATGCGGTGGTGGCACCTGTCTTTTGGTATGTGCTGTTTGGTTTCCCGGGCTTATTGATTTACAAAGCGGTCAACACTATGGATTCCATGATCGGTCATAAGTCAGAACGCTATAAATCCTTTGGTTTTACAGCGGCGCGCCTTGATGACATTCTCAATCTGATCCCGGCGCGCTTGGCGGGTTTATGGATTTTCTTAGGGTCTTTTTTCGTGCCGACTTCAAGCCCGCTAAAATCCTTAAAAACCATGGTGCGCGATGCGCGCAAACATCGCTCGCCCAATGCGGGTTGGCCTGAAGGGGCCATGGCTGGTGCGTTGGATATTTCTTTGGCAGGCCCGCGCAAATATCGCGAAGGCCAAGTCAATGATGAATGGATCGGGGAGGGTCGCGCACGTGTGATCCCCAAAGACATCAAACGTGCGCTACAGACTTATGTGGCGGCATGTTGCGTTAATGCAGCCTTTGTGGCCTTAATTGCGATTTTATAA
- a CDS encoding class I SAM-dependent methyltransferase has product MSEFDTTQHFDAQKAEAYDRVIRQVVPGYDVLHEMIKVLLTRYVTKTNAKLLSVGCGTGVELITMGHDFPDWSFVGVEPAPAMASVAQANMEIEQLSDRCEVYQGFVEDLDGDVEFDVACLILVMHFVPDDGSKEALLRSIASRLKPGAPLVLADLHAEVEGERLEKFLQIWRDWQLHKGMPEHIVDRGFEHVVRDIQFVSEERIMELLHSAGFKTVEPFYGAFLFGGWIAWKE; this is encoded by the coding sequence ATGAGCGAATTTGATACCACCCAGCATTTTGATGCCCAAAAGGCTGAAGCCTATGACCGTGTGATCCGCCAAGTGGTGCCCGGTTATGATGTTTTACATGAGATGATCAAGGTTTTGCTCACTCGTTATGTAACCAAAACAAATGCAAAACTCTTGTCTGTGGGCTGCGGCACGGGTGTGGAACTCATCACCATGGGCCATGATTTCCCTGACTGGTCCTTTGTCGGGGTAGAGCCGGCGCCTGCCATGGCCTCAGTTGCTCAAGCCAATATGGAGATTGAACAACTTTCTGATCGTTGTGAAGTCTATCAAGGTTTTGTGGAAGACCTAGATGGGGATGTAGAATTTGATGTGGCGTGCCTGATTTTGGTGATGCATTTTGTGCCTGATGATGGCTCAAAAGAAGCCTTGTTGCGCTCTATCGCCAGTCGCTTAAAGCCCGGTGCGCCTTTGGTTTTAGCAGACCTCCATGCAGAAGTTGAAGGCGAGCGTTTAGAAAAGTTTTTACAGATTTGGCGCGATTGGCAGCTTCATAAAGGCATGCCGGAACATATTGTGGATCGTGGCTTTGAACATGTGGTGCGCGATATCCAGTTTGTCTCAGAAGAACGTATTATGGAATTGCTCCATAGCGCAGGCTTTAAAACCGTGGAACCTTTTTACGGGGCCTTCTTGTTTGGCGGCTGGATTGCGTGGAAAGAATAA
- a CDS encoding DUF523 domain-containing protein: MEKILISACLYGEAVRYDGGDQKIADPILAQWRAQDRLIVLCPEVAGGLSVPRKPCERDLKTGRIFSKDGEEFTAAFKRGAQEALKLVKKHHIGFALLKERSPSCGVNLIYDGHFTSTKIKGSGICASLLKENGVQVYSEEDIERLKEDLKALPE, encoded by the coding sequence GTGGAAAAGATACTCATAAGTGCCTGCCTTTATGGAGAGGCTGTGCGGTATGATGGGGGGGATCAGAAAATTGCTGATCCCATCTTGGCCCAATGGCGCGCACAAGATCGTTTGATTGTATTATGTCCTGAAGTGGCAGGTGGATTATCTGTACCCAGAAAGCCGTGTGAGCGTGATTTAAAAACAGGGCGTATTTTTTCAAAAGACGGGGAAGAATTTACAGCAGCCTTTAAGCGTGGCGCCCAAGAGGCCTTGAAGCTGGTAAAAAAACACCATATCGGTTTTGCCTTGTTAAAAGAGCGCAGCCCGTCTTGTGGGGTGAACCTGATTTATGATGGTCATTTTACCTCTACTAAAATAAAAGGCAGCGGAATATGTGCGAGCCTCTTGAAAGAAAATGGGGTTCAGGTATATAGCGAAGAAGATATTGAGCGCTTAAAAGAAGATTTGAAAGCATTGCCTGAATAA
- a CDS encoding MBL fold metallo-hydrolase — MRFILPLLSLILLSGQALGLEIQKVTEDVYALVGEKKQRSASNLANNATFGVVVTKEGIVLVDPGGSYKGAKVIHETLKTISDQPVKIVINTGGQDHRWLGNSYWKEQGAQIIASNAAVEDHKERESMHFTALRNFLGSELDGTEAVYADTTFDTTYSFSLGGLAFEIHHKGQAHTPGDSFVWLKEKNTLFSGDIIYVERLLGIGSMSHSGTWIDVFEALASFKPNHIIPGHGHATSLKQAKADTYNYLLNIRNKMRSHIDEGKDIITAPKIDQSAFSHLEQFSSLAGRNAQQVFSEMEWE; from the coding sequence ATGCGTTTTATACTCCCCCTTCTCAGCCTGATCCTTTTAAGCGGGCAAGCCCTAGGCCTTGAAATTCAAAAAGTCACAGAAGATGTCTACGCTTTAGTGGGGGAGAAAAAGCAGCGCTCCGCCAGTAATCTTGCCAATAATGCCACCTTCGGCGTGGTTGTTACAAAAGAAGGTATTGTGCTGGTTGATCCGGGCGGGAGCTATAAAGGGGCTAAAGTTATCCATGAAACCCTTAAGACCATCAGTGACCAACCTGTTAAAATTGTCATTAATACAGGCGGGCAAGACCATCGCTGGCTGGGCAATAGCTATTGGAAAGAACAAGGCGCGCAAATCATTGCCTCAAACGCCGCTGTTGAAGACCATAAAGAGCGCGAATCCATGCATTTCACAGCCTTGCGCAATTTTTTAGGCTCTGAACTTGATGGGACAGAAGCGGTTTATGCCGATACCACTTTCGATACGACTTACAGCTTTAGCCTTGGCGGGCTCGCTTTTGAAATCCACCATAAAGGCCAAGCCCATACACCGGGCGACAGCTTTGTCTGGCTAAAAGAGAAAAACACACTCTTTAGTGGCGATATCATCTATGTGGAGCGCCTGCTCGGTATTGGCAGTATGTCTCATTCTGGGACATGGATCGACGTTTTTGAGGCCTTAGCTAGCTTTAAGCCCAACCATATCATCCCCGGTCACGGTCATGCCACCAGCCTTAAACAGGCCAAGGCTGATACCTATAATTATTTATTAAATATCCGAAATAAAATGCGCAGCCATATTGATGAGGGCAAGGATATCATCACAGCGCCTAAAATCGATCAATCTGCTTTTTCCCATCTGGAGCAGTTTTCTTCACTGGCCGGGCGCAATGCCCAGCAAGTCTTTAGCGAGATGGAATGGGAGTAA
- the cobO gene encoding cob(I)yrinic acid a,c-diamide adenosyltransferase: protein MSEEDLQKHASKMAKKKAARDRMMEKKIDEKGLVIVHTGKGKGKSSSAFGMALRCVGHGFKVGVIQFIKGAWDTAERRVFEGFPDQVTFKAMGEGFTWETQDKERDIAAAQKAWAAAKEMIESGEYRMVILDEINVAMRYDYISEDDVLECLENRPDLVHVVLTGRHASEKLLDVAELATEMTLVKHPFRSGIKAQPGVEF from the coding sequence ATGTCAGAAGAAGACCTGCAAAAGCACGCCAGCAAAATGGCGAAAAAGAAAGCGGCCCGCGACAGAATGATGGAAAAAAAGATTGATGAAAAAGGCCTTGTGATTGTCCATACGGGCAAAGGTAAGGGCAAATCTTCATCCGCTTTTGGTATGGCGCTTCGTTGTGTGGGCCATGGTTTTAAGGTTGGTGTGATCCAGTTTATTAAAGGGGCATGGGATACCGCAGAGCGCCGTGTGTTTGAGGGCTTTCCAGACCAAGTGACTTTTAAGGCCATGGGCGAAGGTTTTACATGGGAGACCCAAGATAAAGAGCGCGATATTGCCGCGGCACAAAAAGCATGGGCAGCAGCCAAAGAAATGATTGAAAGCGGGGAATACCGTATGGTGATCCTTGATGAGATCAATGTGGCTATGCGTTATGACTATATCAGTGAAGATGACGTGCTTGAATGCCTTGAAAACCGCCCCGATCTGGTCCATGTGGTGCTCACTGGGCGTCATGCCTCTGAAAAACTGCTCGATGTGGCAGAACTGGCAACGGAAATGACTTTGGTGAAACATCCCTTTAGAAGCGGTATTAAAGCGCAACCCGGTGTGGAATTTTAG